Proteins found in one Serinicoccus marinus DSM 15273 genomic segment:
- a CDS encoding DUF3817 domain-containing protein, translating to MLSPGPGRLLRLLADAEAVTWALLLVGMALKYLTGTTDLGVSIAGPVHGFVFLAYCVVVVIVGLDQRWGARRILLGLASAVPPFVTIPFERSVRRRGLAGERWRLREGTGHTAVERALAAVLRRPLPSALVALLFVAGVFSALLAVGPPVG from the coding sequence GTGCTCTCCCCCGGTCCCGGTCGCCTCCTCCGCCTGCTCGCCGACGCCGAGGCGGTGACCTGGGCGCTGCTGCTGGTGGGCATGGCGTTGAAGTACCTCACCGGCACCACCGACCTGGGCGTGAGCATCGCCGGTCCCGTCCACGGCTTCGTCTTCCTCGCCTACTGCGTCGTCGTGGTCATCGTCGGCCTCGACCAGCGCTGGGGCGCCCGGCGCATCCTGCTGGGCCTGGCGAGCGCCGTGCCGCCCTTCGTGACGATCCCCTTCGAGCGCTCGGTGCGCCGCCGCGGCCTGGCCGGCGAGCGCTGGCGGCTGCGCGAGGGCACCGGGCACACCGCGGTCGAGCGGGCACTCGCAGCGGTGCTGCGCCGGCCGCTGCCCTCCGCGCTGGTGGCGCTGCTGTTCGTGGCAGGCGTCTTCAGCGCGCTGCTCGCGGTCGGACCTCCCGTCGGCTGA
- a CDS encoding ATP-grasp domain-containing protein yields the protein MTNDVRTHLIGLLLGAEEDWPRAFESILSLVGPVEADGETHSITSERVRIHPFDLTDPVRHGLVIDRLAYWYYHPREWLKKASLMNDTYLLNSPFTFQSMEKHSAYVAMLRLGMKIPKTVLVPYKNPVDNVRWAYTSSKYNDPFDLETIAADVGYPLFMKPFDGGGWRGVSKVKDVEGLHQAYDESGSMLMHLQATVDYDSFARALTIGPETMVMDFRPDEPMHNRYAVTHDFLSPQAGWEAETVSKVVNAFFGWEFNSAEMLVAGDEVYPIDYANACPDVAITSLHYYFPWAITALVRWSTYCLVTGRKSAIGVRNPRDYFAIGDDPDRTYQEKMQGYRELADAEFETDRYWEWCEQHLPHLAERVLDWVESDDFDRLLVDTVRGHYPEHEHEKFIAHFRGLTGMWATDQQAGKAPGLS from the coding sequence ATGACCAACGACGTGCGCACGCATCTGATCGGTCTGCTGCTCGGTGCGGAGGAGGACTGGCCGCGCGCCTTCGAGTCGATCCTGTCGCTCGTGGGGCCGGTGGAGGCGGACGGCGAGACGCACTCCATCACCAGCGAGCGGGTGCGCATCCACCCCTTCGACCTCACTGATCCGGTGCGGCACGGGCTCGTCATCGACCGGCTGGCGTACTGGTACTACCACCCGCGCGAGTGGCTCAAGAAGGCGTCGCTGATGAACGACACCTACCTGCTCAACAGCCCGTTCACGTTCCAGTCGATGGAGAAGCACAGCGCCTACGTCGCGATGCTGCGCCTCGGCATGAAGATCCCCAAGACGGTGCTGGTGCCCTACAAGAACCCGGTGGACAACGTGCGCTGGGCCTACACCTCGAGCAAGTACAACGACCCCTTCGACCTCGAGACCATCGCCGCGGACGTCGGCTACCCACTCTTCATGAAGCCGTTCGATGGCGGCGGCTGGCGCGGGGTCTCCAAGGTCAAGGACGTCGAGGGGCTGCACCAGGCCTACGACGAGTCCGGCAGCATGCTCATGCACCTGCAGGCGACGGTCGACTACGACAGCTTCGCGCGGGCGCTGACGATCGGTCCTGAGACGATGGTGATGGACTTCCGCCCGGACGAGCCGATGCACAACCGGTATGCCGTCACCCACGACTTCCTCTCCCCGCAGGCCGGGTGGGAGGCCGAGACCGTGAGCAAGGTGGTCAACGCCTTCTTCGGCTGGGAGTTCAACTCCGCCGAGATGCTGGTGGCCGGGGACGAGGTCTACCCGATCGACTACGCCAACGCCTGCCCGGACGTCGCGATCACCTCGCTGCACTACTACTTCCCCTGGGCCATCACGGCCCTGGTCCGGTGGTCGACGTACTGCCTCGTCACCGGCCGCAAGTCGGCCATCGGCGTGCGCAACCCGCGCGACTACTTCGCCATCGGTGACGACCCGGACCGCACCTATCAGGAGAAGATGCAGGGCTATCGCGAGCTGGCGGACGCCGAGTTCGAGACGGACCGCTACTGGGAGTGGTGCGAGCAGCACCTGCCGCACCTGGCCGAGCGGGTGCTCGACTGGGTCGAGTCAGACGACTTCGACCGGCTGCTCGTCGACACCGTGCGCGGGCACTACCCCGAGCACGAGCACGAGAAGTTCATCGCGCACTTCCGGGGGCTGACCGGAATGTGGGCCACAGACCAACAGGCAGGAAAGGCTCCCGGCCTGAGCTAG
- a CDS encoding polysaccharide biosynthesis C-terminal domain-containing protein produces the protein MVSAAAGFLLVLVVTRLYETEVAGVFFSATSMFLILLAATTLGTDAGLGRFLLRYEKQGNGAEVPLVIRAALRPVLAASVLAAVVLLASADSLAQVLGLDDSGGAVLRALALVLPVAALNDFYLSGTRAFGRMRTTAIVDKMFRTGAQPVLAAVAYLVSGTLLALVVSWAIPYVLAGVWSYLLFRKFTRERCILPEGSPSQNYRLVRREFWVFTWPRGIARLAQIGIQRADIIIIAALMSPGDAAIYTAATRFVALGQFGTQAIGQVLQPRFTVLLTQGERIALRDVYKTSTAWSIALSWPIYIIVGCAPMIYLALFGEDYGGSNVNLVVVLMAVAMMVAVFSGPVDTLLLMSGRSSTSLINALIALGVNIALCFFLVPLWGLPGASLAWGLAVSIRCMLAYFQVRRQLAITPVGPQVGLAAGASLMAFGVPLLLLTVFNVMEPVNFLMASAMGGVVYTALLWTLRRL, from the coding sequence ATGGTCTCTGCCGCCGCAGGATTCTTGTTGGTCTTGGTGGTCACTCGGCTGTATGAGACCGAAGTCGCGGGTGTCTTCTTCTCGGCCACGTCGATGTTCCTGATCCTGCTGGCCGCCACCACCTTGGGAACCGACGCTGGCCTGGGTCGGTTTCTCCTTCGCTATGAGAAGCAAGGCAACGGAGCAGAGGTGCCGCTGGTCATCCGTGCGGCGCTACGACCAGTGCTCGCTGCCAGCGTGCTCGCTGCAGTAGTGCTCTTGGCTTCGGCCGATTCGCTCGCGCAGGTACTGGGGCTCGATGACAGTGGTGGCGCTGTGCTGCGTGCGCTAGCGCTCGTGCTGCCTGTTGCGGCGCTGAACGACTTCTACCTTTCCGGGACGCGGGCGTTCGGCCGGATGCGTACGACGGCGATCGTGGACAAGATGTTCCGGACCGGAGCGCAGCCAGTCCTCGCTGCAGTCGCCTATCTGGTGTCCGGAACGCTGCTGGCTCTCGTGGTGAGCTGGGCGATTCCCTACGTCTTGGCCGGCGTTTGGTCGTACCTCTTGTTCCGGAAATTCACCCGCGAGCGCTGTATCCTCCCAGAGGGATCGCCCTCCCAGAACTACCGTTTGGTGCGCAGAGAGTTTTGGGTATTCACCTGGCCGCGAGGCATTGCACGCCTGGCGCAGATCGGTATCCAACGTGCCGACATCATCATCATTGCGGCTCTGATGTCGCCGGGGGATGCGGCCATATACACGGCGGCCACCCGGTTCGTGGCCCTTGGCCAGTTCGGTACGCAGGCGATCGGCCAAGTACTACAGCCGAGGTTCACGGTCCTGCTCACGCAAGGGGAGCGAATCGCCCTCCGCGACGTCTACAAGACGTCGACGGCGTGGAGCATCGCACTATCTTGGCCGATCTACATCATCGTGGGTTGTGCTCCGATGATCTACTTGGCGCTGTTCGGGGAAGACTACGGCGGATCAAACGTGAACCTCGTGGTCGTGCTCATGGCCGTTGCGATGATGGTGGCGGTTTTCTCCGGCCCAGTCGATACACTGCTGTTGATGTCGGGGCGCAGCTCCACCAGCCTGATCAACGCCCTGATTGCACTGGGGGTCAATATCGCCCTGTGCTTCTTCTTGGTGCCCTTGTGGGGCCTACCCGGGGCGTCTTTGGCGTGGGGGCTAGCGGTCAGCATCAGGTGCATGCTGGCCTACTTCCAAGTGCGTCGGCAGTTGGCGATTACCCCAGTCGGTCCGCAGGTTGGGTTGGCCGCTGGTGCCAGTCTCATGGCATTCGGGGTTCCGCTTCTGCTGCTTACAGTCTTCAACGTCATGGAACCGGTCAACTTCCTGATGGCATCCGCTATGGGAGGTGTCGTCTATACAGCGCTGCTCTGGACCCTCCGACGCCTCTGA
- a CDS encoding helix-turn-helix domain-containing protein, which translates to MGRAPVIPAERKTRIVLSVLAGEVSIAEAARKEKVSEQSIGRWKAEFLEAGRTALASAGPGPRPGSSNCRPRSPS; encoded by the coding sequence ATGGGTAGAGCACCTGTGATCCCGGCAGAGCGCAAGACCAGGATCGTGCTCAGCGTGTTGGCGGGCGAGGTCTCTATCGCGGAGGCGGCGCGCAAGGAGAAGGTGTCCGAGCAGTCGATCGGCCGGTGGAAGGCCGAGTTCCTCGAAGCGGGAAGGACCGCGCTGGCCTCGGCCGGACCGGGCCCACGACCCGGGAGCAGCAACTGTAGGCCGAGGTCACCGAGCTGA
- a CDS encoding esterase family protein encodes MEREQIDLDTEGVGRGAVIRYGHWGRPVLVFPSEAGRAWDFENNGMLDAVAPLLADGRIKLYAVDSFDHLTWSDNSLPTEERARRHGAYERWILDTVVPLVDEDSPGHDRIVTVGASMGGFHAVNFALKRPDVFGVGISLSGNFDPSSWHGWGELGEATYFVNPTAYVAGMEGDHLQWVREHANILLVAGQGAFEVHPTQSLPGAHRMAGILADKGIPHEFDLWGHDSAHDWPWWRKQLEHHLPRFC; translated from the coding sequence ATGGAGCGCGAGCAGATCGATCTCGACACCGAGGGCGTCGGACGGGGCGCGGTCATCCGCTACGGCCACTGGGGCCGGCCGGTGCTGGTCTTCCCCTCCGAGGCCGGCCGGGCGTGGGACTTCGAGAACAACGGGATGCTCGACGCCGTCGCCCCGCTGCTGGCCGACGGCCGGATCAAGCTCTACGCGGTCGACTCCTTCGACCACCTGACCTGGAGCGACAACAGCCTGCCGACCGAGGAGCGGGCGCGCCGGCACGGGGCATACGAGCGCTGGATCCTGGACACGGTGGTGCCGCTCGTCGACGAGGACTCACCGGGGCACGACCGCATCGTGACCGTCGGGGCCAGCATGGGCGGCTTCCACGCGGTCAACTTCGCGCTGAAGCGGCCCGACGTCTTCGGCGTCGGCATCAGCCTGTCCGGCAACTTCGACCCCAGCTCGTGGCACGGGTGGGGCGAGCTGGGCGAGGCGACCTACTTCGTCAACCCCACGGCGTATGTCGCGGGCATGGAGGGCGACCACCTGCAGTGGGTGCGCGAGCACGCCAACATCCTGCTGGTCGCCGGTCAGGGCGCCTTCGAGGTGCACCCGACCCAGTCGCTGCCGGGGGCGCACCGGATGGCGGGGATCCTGGCCGACAAGGGCATCCCGCACGAGTTCGACCTGTGGGGCCACGACAGCGCCCACGACTGGCCGTGGTGGCGCAAGCAGCTGGAGCACCACCTGCCGCGCTTCTGCTGA
- a CDS encoding integrase core domain-containing protein — protein MITALAGRHAAWGHRKVWAMARHSGHRVSMSTTARILDDAGLLLKADYQRERRQLAQARRAAFAQVPTGPNMVWQFDFSEYETTSGGTWRVAGIADYWSKYEFGWHWSPTANQHDAIAAVQLALTETASLLPDGVDLLEHLADPVTGEVVPITLVTDNGGPFRSARFAAFISARFAAFIEATPELDHVRTRVRTPGQNGVRERAFQSLKYERLYREQIDNIHDLVAHSETFRSEFNTIRPHEAPSWNRPREVHLGLADPGTPNFPEAENLPEP, from the coding sequence GTGATCACCGCCCTGGCGGGCAGGCACGCCGCGTGGGGCCACCGGAAGGTCTGGGCGATGGCCCGGCACTCGGGACACCGGGTGTCGATGTCGACCACCGCGCGGATCCTCGACGACGCCGGGCTGCTGCTCAAGGCCGACTACCAGCGGGAACGACGCCAGCTGGCCCAGGCCCGCAGGGCCGCGTTCGCGCAGGTGCCGACCGGGCCGAACATGGTCTGGCAGTTCGACTTCTCCGAGTACGAGACCACCTCCGGCGGGACCTGGCGGGTCGCGGGGATCGCGGACTACTGGTCGAAGTACGAGTTCGGGTGGCACTGGTCACCGACCGCGAACCAGCACGACGCGATCGCCGCGGTCCAGCTCGCCCTGACCGAGACTGCGAGCCTTCTGCCCGACGGTGTGGACCTGCTGGAACACCTCGCCGACCCGGTAACCGGGGAAGTCGTGCCCATCACTTTGGTGACCGACAACGGCGGCCCGTTCCGGTCGGCCAGGTTCGCCGCGTTCATCTCGGCCAGGTTCGCCGCGTTCATCGAGGCCACCCCGGAGTTGGACCACGTCCGCACCCGAGTCAGGACCCCAGGGCAGAACGGCGTCCGGGAGCGGGCCTTCCAGTCCTTGAAGTACGAACGGCTCTACCGCGAGCAGATCGACAACATCCACGACCTCGTCGCTCACAGCGAGACCTTCCGGTCCGAGTTCAACACGATCCGACCCCACGAAGCGCCCTCATGGAACCGGCCCCGCGAGGTGCACCTGGGCCTGGCCGACCCCGGCACACCCAACTTTCCCGAGGCCGAAAACCTGCCAGAACCTTGA